From one Acidibrevibacterium fodinaquatile genomic stretch:
- a CDS encoding NAD(P)H-dependent flavin oxidoreductase → MPPDITPPDTAATPAAELARLFARGAAFLGARVPILGGAMSWVSERHLVAAISNAGGFGVIACGAMGPDLLAAEIAATQALTDRPFGVNLITMHPALDALIAVTLAAGVTHVVLAGGLPPGGAIRAIKDGGARVICFAPALSLARRLVRLGADALVIEGSEAGGHIGPVSLTVLAQEILPHIDEVPVFVAGGIGRGEAILAYLEMGAAGAQLGTRFVASTESIAHPRFKEAFLRAHARDAVPSVQLDERFPVIPVRGLANEGTRRFLAHQIAVRDRFLAGELTREAAQLEIEHFWAGALRRAVIEGDVETGSVMAGQSVGIVAAIQPISAIIAELESQAEAALAARLARAAPPSPRE, encoded by the coding sequence ATGCCGCCTGACATCACCCCCCCGGACACTGCCGCAACCCCCGCCGCCGAACTCGCCCGGCTGTTTGCGCGTGGCGCCGCCTTTCTCGGCGCGCGCGTGCCGATTCTGGGCGGTGCGATGAGCTGGGTGAGCGAGCGCCATCTCGTCGCCGCGATTTCCAACGCCGGCGGCTTCGGCGTCATCGCCTGCGGCGCCATGGGGCCTGATTTGCTCGCCGCCGAGATTGCGGCCACGCAAGCGCTGACCGATCGGCCGTTTGGGGTCAATCTGATTACCATGCATCCGGCGCTCGATGCGCTGATCGCGGTGACACTCGCGGCCGGTGTCACGCATGTCGTGCTCGCCGGCGGCCTGCCACCGGGCGGCGCGATCCGCGCGATCAAGGATGGCGGCGCGCGGGTGATCTGCTTTGCCCCGGCGCTCTCCTTGGCGCGGCGCTTGGTGCGGCTCGGCGCCGACGCGCTGGTGATCGAGGGATCGGAAGCCGGCGGCCATATCGGCCCAGTTTCGTTGACCGTGCTCGCACAGGAAATCCTCCCCCATATCGATGAGGTGCCGGTATTCGTCGCCGGCGGAATCGGCCGCGGCGAGGCGATTCTCGCCTATCTCGAGATGGGGGCGGCCGGCGCGCAGCTCGGCACCCGCTTCGTCGCCAGCACCGAATCGATCGCCCATCCGCGATTCAAGGAAGCCTTTCTGCGCGCCCATGCCCGCGACGCGGTGCCCTCGGTGCAGCTCGATGAGCGCTTTCCGGTGATCCCGGTGCGTGGCCTCGCCAATGAAGGCACGCGGCGCTTTCTCGCCCATCAGATAGCAGTGCGTGACCGGTTTCTCGCCGGCGAACTCACACGCGAGGCGGCACAGCTCGAGATCGAGCATTTCTGGGCCGGTGCCCTGCGGCGCGCGGTGATCGAGGGCGATGTCGAGACCGGATCGGTGATGGCCGGCCAGTCGGTCGGCATAGTCGCGGCGATCCAGCCGATCTCAGCGATCATCGCCGAACTCGAGAGCCAGGCCGAAGCCGCGCTCGCCGCGCGCTTGGCACGCGCGGCGCCGCCCTCGCCGAGGGAATGA
- a CDS encoding aspartate kinase, with amino-acid sequence MARIVMKFGGTSVADPERIRNVAARVKREVDAGNEVAVVVSAMAGVTNQLVAWCQELSPLHDAREYDAVVATGEQVTSGLLAIALQHIGIEARSWQGWQIPIRTDGAHGKARIDTIEGAELIRRMRELRQVAVVTGFQGLGPDHRVTTLGRGGSDTSAVALAAALAADRCDIYTDVEGVFTTDPRIVAKARKLDKITYEEMLELASVGAKVLQTRSVELAMKEKVRVQVLSSFAEAPGTLVVDEDEIVEKALVAGIAYSRDEAKITIRRVPDRPGIAAAIFGPLASAAINVDMIVQNVAADGTTDMTFTVPKADLPRAEATLAGIKEAIGYAEITADRDVAKVSVVGVGMRSHAGVASTMFRTLAEKGINIQVISTSEIKVSVLIGAEYIELAVRALHTAYGLDAA; translated from the coding sequence ATGGCTCGCATCGTCATGAAGTTCGGCGGCACTTCGGTCGCCGATCCGGAGCGCATTCGCAACGTCGCCGCGCGCGTCAAGCGTGAGGTCGATGCCGGCAACGAGGTCGCGGTCGTGGTCTCGGCGATGGCTGGTGTCACCAACCAGCTCGTCGCCTGGTGTCAGGAACTCTCGCCGCTGCATGATGCGCGCGAATACGATGCCGTGGTCGCGACCGGCGAGCAGGTGACGAGCGGCCTCCTCGCCATCGCCTTGCAGCATATCGGGATCGAGGCGCGCTCCTGGCAGGGCTGGCAGATCCCGATCCGCACCGATGGCGCGCATGGCAAAGCGCGGATCGATACGATCGAGGGGGCGGAACTCATCCGCCGGATGCGCGAGTTGCGCCAGGTCGCGGTGGTCACCGGGTTCCAAGGGCTGGGGCCCGATCATCGCGTCACCACCCTCGGGCGCGGCGGCTCGGACACCTCGGCGGTCGCGCTGGCGGCGGCGCTGGCGGCCGATCGCTGTGACATCTATACCGACGTCGAGGGGGTTTTCACCACCGATCCGCGCATCGTGGCAAAAGCCCGCAAGCTCGATAAGATCACCTATGAGGAGATGCTGGAACTCGCCTCCGTCGGCGCCAAGGTGCTGCAAACGCGGAGCGTCGAGCTGGCGATGAAGGAAAAAGTCCGGGTGCAGGTGCTCTCGAGCTTCGCCGAAGCGCCCGGCACCCTGGTCGTGGATGAGGATGAAATCGTGGAAAAAGCCCTGGTCGCCGGCATCGCCTATTCGCGCGACGAAGCCAAGATCACCATCCGCCGGGTGCCCGACCGGCCGGGCATCGCCGCCGCGATCTTCGGGCCGCTCGCGAGTGCTGCGATCAATGTCGACATGATCGTGCAAAACGTCGCCGCCGACGGCACCACCGACATGACCTTCACCGTCCCCAAGGCCGATCTGCCGCGCGCCGAGGCAACCCTTGCCGGGATCAAGGAGGCGATCGGCTATGCCGAAATCACCGCCGATCGCGATGTCGCCAAGGTCAGCGTCGTCGGGGTTGGCATGCGCAGCCACGCCGGCGTTGCCAGCACCATGTTCCGCACGCTGGCCGAGAAAGGGATCAACATCCAGGTGATCTCGACCAGCGAAATCAAGGTGAGCGTCTTGATCGGCGCCGAATATATCGAACTCGCCGTCCGCGCCCTCCATACCGCCTATGGCCTCGATGCCGCCTGA
- the ubiG gene encoding bifunctional 2-polyprenyl-6-hydroxyphenol methylase/3-demethylubiquinol 3-O-methyltransferase UbiG yields MRHEDSGHPGADLQSADNVSAAEIARFAALAETWWDPAGPMRALHRMNGIRVGWALARFRERCGARPLRLLDVGCGAGLAAEALASAGHEVIGLDASDAVIAAARRHAEGQNLPLRYRVGTLAALIDEGAVFDAVTAFEVIEHVPEPRRFLAEIASLLAPGGVLVLSTLNRTKRSLAFGKFAAEYLLRWAPPGTHDWRRFLTPAEIEDGLGAAGMGLFDLAGMRFDPLRLRFCLSRDVAINYLLAAWKPASSP; encoded by the coding sequence ATGCGGCACGAAGACTCCGGCCATCCGGGCGCCGATCTCCAAAGCGCGGACAATGTCTCGGCTGCCGAGATCGCGCGTTTCGCAGCGCTCGCCGAGACCTGGTGGGATCCGGCCGGGCCGATGCGGGCGTTGCATCGGATGAACGGGATTCGCGTCGGCTGGGCGCTGGCGCGGTTTCGTGAGCGATGCGGCGCGCGGCCGCTCCGCCTGCTCGATGTCGGCTGCGGCGCCGGGCTCGCCGCGGAAGCGCTGGCCAGCGCCGGCCATGAGGTCATCGGTCTCGACGCCAGCGATGCCGTGATCGCCGCCGCCCGCCGCCACGCCGAGGGGCAGAACCTTCCCCTCCGCTATCGCGTCGGAACACTCGCCGCGTTGATCGACGAGGGCGCGGTTTTCGACGCCGTCACCGCCTTCGAGGTGATCGAGCACGTGCCCGAGCCGCGCCGCTTCCTCGCCGAGATCGCCTCTCTCCTCGCCCCTGGTGGGGTTCTCGTGCTGTCGACGCTCAACCGCACGAAGCGCTCGCTCGCGTTCGGCAAATTCGCCGCCGAGTATCTGCTGCGCTGGGCGCCGCCGGGGACGCATGACTGGCGGCGCTTTCTGACGCCAGCCGAGATCGAGGACGGGCTCGGCGCCGCCGGGATGGGTCTCTTCGATCTCGCCGGGATGCGCTTCGATCCGCTCCGCCTGCGGTTTTGCCTGAGCCGCGACGTCGCCATCAATTACCTGCTGGCTGCGTGGAAACCGGCGTCCTCGCCGTAA
- a CDS encoding acetoacetate decarboxylase: MTRDEILASSSMPLVSPSYPKGPYRFINREYLVIHYESDPDAIRAMLPEPLEPDGNHVFFEWMKMPDSSGFGSYQESGCGIAAKWNGTPCNYSAQMYLDDEAPTTGGREIWGFPKKIGQPDLRIIHDTLTGTLHYDDIRVAMGTMAYKYPDLVLDHGKVKAEMEKLNVNLKFIPHIDGTPRIAELIGYHLTDITVKGAWGGPARLDLVAHVNCRVADLPVRKVLYGRHLVADLTLPYGKVLHDYLAR; the protein is encoded by the coding sequence ATGACCCGCGACGAGATTCTCGCCTCTTCCTCCATGCCGCTCGTAAGCCCGAGCTATCCCAAAGGGCCCTATCGTTTCATCAACCGCGAATATCTGGTCATCCATTATGAAAGCGACCCCGATGCGATCCGCGCCATGCTGCCCGAGCCGCTGGAGCCGGACGGCAACCATGTGTTTTTCGAATGGATGAAAATGCCGGATTCGTCGGGGTTCGGAAGCTACCAGGAAAGCGGCTGCGGCATCGCCGCGAAATGGAACGGAACGCCCTGCAACTATAGCGCCCAGATGTATCTCGATGACGAGGCGCCGACGACGGGCGGGCGGGAAATCTGGGGATTTCCGAAAAAAATCGGCCAGCCCGATCTCCGCATCATCCACGACACCCTGACCGGCACCCTGCATTACGACGATATCCGCGTCGCCATGGGCACCATGGCCTATAAATACCCCGATCTCGTGCTCGATCACGGGAAGGTGAAGGCGGAGATGGAGAAGCTCAACGTCAATCTCAAATTCATCCCCCATATCGATGGCACGCCGCGGATCGCTGAGCTGATCGGCTATCACCTCACCGACATTACCGTGAAGGGCGCCTGGGGCGGGCCGGCGCGGCTCGATCTCGTCGCCCATGTCAATTGCCGGGTCGCTGATCTGCCGGTGCGGAAAGTGCTGTACGGCCGTCACCTGGTCGCCGACCTCACCTTGCCCTACGGCAAGGTTCTGCACGATTATCTCGCCCGCTGA
- a CDS encoding 3-hydroxybutyrate dehydrogenase — translation MSLKGKVALVTGSTSGIGLGIAHALAAEGAHIMFNGLGDRAAIDTLVRDTAAKFSVKTAFSGADMTKPAEIRGMIAEAQKTLGGLDILVNNAGIQFVAAVEDFPAEKWDAIIAINLSAAFHAISAAIPAMKQKGWGRIINIASAHGLVASPHKAAYVAAKHGIVGLTKVVAVEAANDGVTVNAICPGWVLTPLVQKQLEDRAKQNGTSVEQEKKAMLAETQPMQQFSTPEEIGALAVFLCSDGAKTITGVPLSIDGGWVAH, via the coding sequence ATGAGTCTCAAAGGTAAGGTGGCGTTGGTCACCGGCTCGACCAGCGGGATCGGCCTCGGCATCGCGCACGCCCTAGCCGCAGAAGGCGCGCACATCATGTTCAATGGTCTCGGCGATCGCGCCGCGATCGACACGCTGGTGCGCGACACGGCGGCCAAATTTTCGGTCAAAACCGCGTTCTCGGGCGCCGATATGACCAAGCCCGCGGAAATCCGCGGCATGATTGCGGAGGCGCAAAAGACCCTCGGCGGGCTCGATATCCTGGTGAATAACGCCGGCATCCAGTTCGTCGCGGCGGTGGAGGATTTCCCGGCCGAGAAGTGGGATGCGATCATCGCGATCAATCTCTCGGCGGCGTTTCACGCGATCAGCGCCGCGATCCCGGCGATGAAACAGAAAGGCTGGGGGCGGATCATCAACATCGCCTCCGCCCATGGCCTGGTCGCGAGCCCGCACAAGGCGGCCTATGTCGCCGCCAAGCACGGCATCGTCGGCCTCACCAAAGTGGTCGCGGTCGAGGCCGCCAATGACGGCGTCACCGTCAATGCCATCTGCCCGGGCTGGGTGCTGACGCCGCTCGTGCAAAAGCAGCTCGAGGATCGCGCCAAGCAGAACGGCACCAGCGTCGAGCAGGAAAAGAAGGCGATGCTCGCCGAAACCCAGCCGATGCAGCAATTCTCCACCCCCGAGGAGATCGGGGCGCTGGCGGTGTTCCTGTGCTCGGACGGGGCCAAGACCATCACCGGCGTGCCGCTGTCGATCGATGGCGGCTGGGTCGCGCACTGA
- a CDS encoding DUF4410 domain-containing protein, with product MPRRRWFLALAALAFAGCGAETIPATAHLPRPARIYVEDFHAPAATALVDTNQFSYVMEGLDYPRDARSRAADAAAAQVAVRETLIGELRAMGFDARPGSAADFSGDAVIIAGSITNIIEALPSQLATLEVGAPASQVNARSDVLYRSAGQAPQRWQEFTVNAPVVPSPEEAQTSAGAYGTSIAYLPPQSADIRTRDVALQAHRLALRLAARLRILFAAEGWLSPTPAAK from the coding sequence ATGCCGAGACGGCGCTGGTTTCTCGCTTTGGCCGCCCTTGCGTTCGCCGGCTGCGGCGCTGAAACGATCCCGGCCACCGCCCACCTGCCGCGCCCCGCGCGCATCTATGTCGAGGATTTCCATGCCCCCGCGGCAACCGCCTTGGTTGACACCAATCAGTTCAGCTACGTCATGGAAGGGCTGGATTATCCGCGCGATGCCCGTTCGCGCGCGGCTGATGCCGCGGCGGCACAAGTGGCGGTGCGCGAGACATTGATCGGCGAACTCCGCGCTATGGGTTTTGATGCCCGCCCCGGCTCAGCCGCCGACTTCTCGGGCGATGCTGTCATCATCGCCGGCAGCATCACCAATATCATCGAGGCGCTGCCGAGCCAGCTCGCGACCCTCGAGGTTGGCGCCCCAGCGAGCCAGGTGAACGCGCGGAGCGATGTTCTCTACCGATCCGCCGGCCAAGCGCCGCAGCGCTGGCAAGAATTTACCGTCAATGCGCCAGTGGTGCCTTCGCCAGAGGAGGCACAGACCAGCGCGGGCGCCTATGGCACGTCGATCGCTTATCTTCCGCCCCAATCGGCCGACATCCGCACCCGCGACGTCGCGCTCCAGGCGCACCGCCTCGCCTTGCGGCTGGCTGCCCGCCTTCGCATCCTGTTCGCGGCCGAGGGCTGGCTCAGTCCGACGCCTGCGGCGAAATGA
- a CDS encoding MFS transporter yields MAQANPPDAATLRRAVIASVIGNGLEWFDFLIYGFFAAVIADVFFPARNPELSLILTFATFGVGFVVRPFGGILIGIYADHAGRQKALSMLIAVMAIGTVMLGITPSYAAIGIAAPILVVAARVLQGLSVGGEFASSTALLVEYAPAGRRHYFGAFQMVAQSFAVALAAGMAFLLTTLLSPPALNAWGWRVPFLLGGLVGPAGFYIRRRVADAPEFLEARRQAKARAERAPLALVLAEYRGPLLCAIGTIVCGTAATYLWNSYLPVYVVRTLHLPLAAPLAGIAVCGVINMVVNPVAGALADRIGPYRVFFPAVIAAALLTYPLFAFVLAHPSRLNLFFVQVIATLILGCIAGPIPGLLGSFFPPRVRSTGLSISYNLSVTLFGGLAPLTVTWLSGLTASRFVPAFYLVASALLSLILVAGFRPRPQREVIAVISPQASD; encoded by the coding sequence ATGGCGCAAGCAAACCCTCCCGACGCCGCAACGCTCCGCCGCGCGGTGATCGCCTCGGTGATCGGCAACGGCCTCGAATGGTTCGACTTTCTCATTTACGGATTTTTCGCCGCGGTGATCGCCGACGTATTTTTCCCGGCGCGTAATCCCGAGCTATCGCTGATCCTGACCTTCGCGACCTTCGGCGTCGGCTTCGTCGTGCGCCCGTTCGGCGGGATTTTGATCGGGATCTATGCCGATCACGCGGGGCGGCAGAAGGCGCTTTCCATGCTCATCGCGGTGATGGCGATCGGCACGGTGATGCTCGGCATCACCCCGAGCTATGCCGCGATCGGCATCGCTGCGCCGATCCTGGTGGTGGCGGCGCGGGTGTTGCAAGGGCTTTCGGTGGGCGGCGAATTCGCGTCCTCGACCGCGCTCTTGGTCGAATACGCCCCGGCCGGGCGGCGGCATTATTTCGGCGCCTTTCAGATGGTCGCGCAATCCTTCGCGGTCGCGCTCGCCGCCGGCATGGCGTTCCTGCTTACCACCCTCCTCTCGCCGCCGGCGCTCAATGCCTGGGGCTGGCGGGTGCCATTCCTGCTCGGCGGGCTGGTCGGGCCGGCCGGGTTTTATATCCGCCGCCGCGTCGCCGATGCGCCGGAATTCCTCGAGGCGCGCCGGCAGGCGAAGGCGCGGGCCGAGCGCGCGCCGCTCGCGCTGGTGCTCGCCGAGTACCGCGGCCCGCTGCTCTGCGCCATCGGCACCATCGTCTGCGGCACCGCCGCGACCTATCTCTGGAACTCCTATCTCCCCGTCTATGTCGTGCGCACGCTGCATCTGCCTCTGGCCGCGCCGCTCGCCGGCATCGCCGTGTGCGGGGTGATCAACATGGTGGTGAACCCGGTGGCCGGCGCGCTCGCCGACCGGATCGGCCCTTATCGGGTGTTTTTTCCCGCCGTCATCGCCGCCGCCCTTTTGACCTATCCGCTGTTCGCGTTCGTGCTCGCCCATCCGAGCCGGCTCAACCTGTTTTTTGTGCAGGTGATCGCGACCCTCATCCTCGGGTGCATCGCCGGGCCGATCCCGGGCTTGCTCGGCAGCTTTTTCCCGCCGCGGGTGCGCTCGACCGGGCTTTCGATCAGCTATAATCTCTCGGTCACCCTGTTCGGGGGGCTTGCACCGCTCACCGTCACCTGGCTCTCGGGGCTCACCGCGAGCCGTTTCGTGCCGGCGTTCTATCTCGTCGCGTCGGCGCTATTGTCGCTGATTTTGGTCGCCGGCTTCCGCCCGCGCCCGCAGCGGGAGGTGATCGCCGTCATTTCGCCGCAGGCGTCGGACTGA
- the guaB gene encoding IMP dehydrogenase yields the protein MRPPIEEALTFDDVLIVPAYSEILPTTADTRTRLTREITLNIPLISAAMDTVTEAPMAIAMAQHGGLGVIHKNLSIEDQAAHVRRVKKFESGMVVNPLTIHPDQTLAEARALMAMHHISGVPVVERETGRLVGILTNRDVRFATDPALKVYELMTRENLVTVPAEVGHEEARHLLHRHRIEKLLVVDDAYRCIGLITVKDMDKAQAHPLANKDALGRLRVAAATGVGEDGEARARALVAAETDVIIVDTAHGHSAGVLRAVTAIKQLSNAVQVIAGNVATPEGARALIEAGADAVKIGIGPGSICTTRVVAGVGMPQFSAVRETSAACHAAGVPAIADGGIRHSGDIVKAIGAGADCVMIGSLLAGTDEAPGEVFLYQGRSYKSYRGMGSIGAMARGSADRYFQQEVKDTLKLVPEGVEGRVGYKGPVAAVVHQLVGGLRAGMGYTGAASIAELQKSARFRRITGAGLRESHVHDVALDREAPNYRQD from the coding sequence ATGCGGCCGCCGATCGAGGAGGCGCTAACCTTCGATGACGTGCTGATCGTCCCTGCCTATTCCGAAATCCTGCCGACCACCGCCGACACCCGGACGCGTCTTACACGCGAGATCACCCTCAACATCCCGCTGATCTCGGCGGCAATGGACACCGTGACCGAGGCGCCGATGGCGATCGCCATGGCCCAGCATGGCGGCCTTGGGGTCATCCACAAGAATCTCTCGATCGAGGACCAGGCGGCGCACGTGCGGCGGGTCAAGAAATTCGAATCCGGGATGGTGGTCAACCCGCTCACCATCCACCCTGACCAAACCCTCGCCGAGGCCCGCGCCCTGATGGCGATGCATCACATCTCCGGCGTGCCGGTGGTGGAGCGCGAGACCGGGCGCCTGGTCGGCATTCTCACCAACCGCGACGTGCGCTTCGCAACCGATCCCGCGCTCAAAGTCTATGAGCTGATGACGCGGGAAAATCTGGTGACGGTGCCGGCCGAGGTCGGGCATGAGGAGGCGCGGCACCTTCTCCATCGTCACCGCATCGAGAAGCTTTTGGTGGTGGATGACGCCTATCGCTGCATCGGCCTCATCACCGTCAAAGACATGGACAAGGCGCAGGCGCATCCGCTCGCCAACAAGGACGCGCTCGGGCGGCTCCGCGTCGCCGCGGCGACCGGCGTCGGCGAGGATGGCGAGGCGCGGGCGCGGGCTCTGGTCGCGGCGGAGACCGATGTGATCATCGTCGATACCGCGCATGGCCACTCCGCCGGTGTTTTGCGCGCGGTCACGGCGATCAAGCAGCTCTCCAACGCGGTGCAAGTGATCGCCGGCAATGTCGCAACCCCCGAGGGCGCCCGCGCGTTGATCGAGGCTGGGGCGGACGCGGTGAAGATCGGGATCGGGCCGGGCAGTATTTGCACGACGCGCGTCGTCGCCGGGGTCGGGATGCCGCAATTCTCGGCGGTGCGCGAGACCTCGGCGGCGTGCCATGCGGCGGGCGTGCCGGCGATCGCCGATGGCGGCATCCGCCATTCCGGCGACATCGTCAAAGCGATCGGCGCCGGCGCCGATTGCGTGATGATCGGAAGCCTCCTCGCCGGCACCGATGAGGCGCCGGGCGAAGTCTTCCTCTATCAGGGGCGGTCTTACAAATCCTATCGCGGCATGGGCAGCATCGGCGCGATGGCGCGCGGCTCGGCCGATCGGTATTTTCAGCAGGAGGTCAAGGACACGCTGAAACTGGTGCCCGAGGGGGTGGAGGGGCGGGTCGGCTACAAGGGGCCGGTCGCGGCGGTGGTGCATCAACTGGTCGGGGGCTTGCGCGCCGGCATGGGCTATACGGGCGCTGCCAGCATCGCCGAGCTGCAGAAATCCGCCCGCTTCCGCCGCATCACCGGCGCCGGTTTGCGCGAAAGCCATGTCCATGACGTGGCGCTCGACCGCGAAGCCCCCAATTACCGCCAGGACTGA
- a CDS encoding hydrogen peroxide-inducible genes activator — protein sequence MTPLPSPQQLRYLLALAEHQHFGRAAQACAVTQSTLSAGILMLEHQLDAEILDRGMGKRVVFTALGRELVERARAAMAALQEVVEAAVSAHAPMSGPLRLGIIPTISPFLLPRLMPRLRAAFAHLRLFLREDTTTRLIERLRGGQLDALILALPCDCVGAETLAVARDRFLVALPPNHLLASRSEVPAAALATEPLLLLEDGHCLRDQALAACGLLDTGGEHEADFAATSLHTLVQMVAGGLGVTLLPELAIAGGVTAGAELVLRPLGGEGAWRTIGLAWRQGAAREADYRALAPVIAAALSGVLPT from the coding sequence ATGACCCCGCTGCCCTCGCCGCAACAATTGCGTTATCTGCTCGCGCTTGCCGAGCATCAGCATTTCGGCCGCGCGGCACAGGCCTGCGCGGTGACGCAATCCACGCTCTCGGCCGGCATTCTGATGCTGGAACATCAGCTCGACGCCGAAATCCTCGACCGCGGCATGGGCAAGCGGGTGGTGTTCACGGCGCTTGGGCGCGAACTGGTCGAACGGGCGCGGGCGGCGATGGCGGCGCTGCAGGAGGTGGTCGAGGCGGCGGTTTCGGCGCATGCGCCGATGAGCGGGCCGCTTCGCCTCGGCATCATCCCGACCATCAGCCCCTTCCTGCTGCCACGGCTGATGCCGCGGCTGCGCGCCGCCTTCGCGCATCTCCGCCTGTTTCTGCGCGAGGACACCACGACGCGCCTCATCGAGCGCCTGCGCGGCGGGCAGCTCGACGCGCTGATTCTCGCGCTGCCTTGCGATTGCGTGGGGGCGGAGACACTGGCCGTGGCGCGCGACCGGTTTCTCGTCGCCCTGCCGCCCAACCATCTGCTCGCATCCCGCAGCGAGGTGCCGGCCGCAGCCCTCGCCACCGAACCGCTTCTTCTCCTCGAAGACGGGCATTGCCTGCGCGACCAAGCCCTCGCCGCCTGCGGCCTGCTCGACACCGGGGGGGAGCATGAGGCCGATTTCGCCGCAACCAGCCTCCACACCCTGGTGCAGATGGTGGCGGGCGGGCTTGGCGTGACGCTGCTCCCCGAACTCGCCATCGCCGGCGGCGTCACGGCGGGGGCGGAGCTGGTATTGCGCCCGCTCGGCGGCGAGGGGGCGTGGCGCACGATCGGGCTTGCCTGGCGCCAGGGGGCAGCGCGTGAGGCCGATTATCGGGCGCTGGCGCCGGTGATCGCGGCGGCGCTGTCGGGCGTCTTGCCGACATAG